TTGCAGATGACTCCAGCCTTTTTTATTCCCACAGAGATATTAATACACTATTTGAAACAACAAACGAACAATTATTGAAAGTTAATGAGTGGTTTGAAAGTTATAAACTTTCTCTAAATATGgataaaaccaaatttattttgttccacaaagtgaataaattaaaaaatattcccaTCAAATTGCCTAATCTAATCATCAATAACACTAACATTAAAAGAGAAAACTCAGTAAAATTTCTTGGCGTAATCTTAGATGAACATTTACGTTGTGCTTTACATATAAAAagcattgaaaataaaatatcaaaaatttagcAATGATGTATAGGacttttccatttttaaacagtagttctttaaaaagtttatatttctcttttattcattgttatttaatttattgcaatattgcatgggcaagtacaaaccataaaaaattaaaaaaattatactgtaAACAAAAACACGAGTGCAGAATAATTGTTGGAGCTAAAAGAACTCTACCTTATGAGCCTCTTCTGCGTATACTTGAAgcattaaatacatataaaatcaACTTAAACTTTACCGAACATCCATAAAatcataatgatgatgatgatgatgatcatcatcatcatcattatcattattaccaTCATGAatatcatgatcatcatgatcatgattatgattattattaggctttagccttcctcttttatgctgtttcccaatataaacaatctagaacatttttttttctcattctaCAACAAGTAAGGCACTCTcattaaattttcttacttcGATCACTACCATTTTCTACTGAAGCTGCAACCTCTCTACGTGCTGATACCTAAATCACTTGAATCTTTTCTAACAAACCTTGTTTTACACAATGTTTTTTcagaagtttctttttttttttgtgctttttttttgtcttgccACAGtgtcacaccacacatccatctgatcatcttctctttcggcaaatactaatccatataaatactaaagtttatataacaatgaatGGATATTGTATGCTAGaatctaaataaataacaaacctatatgtttatatacataatatgtatgcatatagtgcatcttggaagcttttatttcttcccaaataaaaatttgtaagctattattacttctcttcaattttaagtcaagcctcattcaaCACCACAattttcaccatcttgagccgttgctttgttaaatattattcatttttttcatcttttttgcAAGAACACCTCTTTTAAGAacaaatgtccttttattatGGTAAAAAGCTAATGTAAAAAAGCCCTGCCTGATGTTAggttactaaatcttgtatcttatctcagatgttaggtcctagagacttttggtaagtctttaacagtgtcattaactaaagtaagtttaacatttaatctctaatttaTGTCTAAATTTTTGTCTGCTCCCCAGAATAAAGCTgagttatttgcaaaaatatccTACTCTAATTTGGCTCTTGAACATAATGGCTTCTTCTgacagttaaacagattaacccattgttaatCATGGAAATCACTCTGGCTTCCAATGATAAAGTTAGTTCTaaattaaacacttctacagtttgtgctccAAAATacatttccatcatagtcttaaaaatgtgttctccagaactctcttcaatttttgctaaacttttaaaatgttttaaataagtgaTTCCAATtattcaaaactctagaaaacactttgacctctccaactatcctacgattagtcttcactctgttattagtttctttacataaaggttttgaggttataaaattatttctgacTGCAGCAGTAAAGTTATTCTTGTATTCCTaccctcttctttatttcaagtaactttaaggtACTACAATGCTCTAACTTCTctcctgtattgtttctaaCCTACAATAATGATCTTCATGAAATCTAAAGTGACTGTATTTGCTGACAGctcaactttatacttttttcttgacaaaaaatcttcattttttaattgcttagaacaagtaGCCCACtttaaatctgatctctcttctgtaactaCCTATGGCTAGCAGTTGtatatggatttaaattctggacttagAATTGACAATTTTCGTTAGActacaaaactcatttatttactgcaaaaaagcacattgtaaatgtaattagacctgctttatcttCCAAGCTCGAGCACTCTTCCTTTGTTGTAAggtcgaatttttttttttttacaaaagcagTCATGGTCAATGCTTAAACGAGCAATCATCTCTTCAatgataaaccaaaactcatctTAGCTAGActttttattcaacaagttgcatcctatTACTGTACCTGTCCCTTCGTgctataaaaaacttttattattcctGTTTTTTACCTTGaatatcaaaaaaaccttataactcttacccatcttcatgttttcctttttaTACATCACGCAGCTTTTTAAGCCTTCAGTTATACGTTTCCTAGTATTTTAACTTACTCTCTATTTTAACGTAACTCATaacttgttggaagtaaattagtgtttaaaaatatacaaaagtaTGCAGTCAAATATTGCCTCTTTATTATGTGTTAAGTTTGGCTTATCAGTCGTTGTTGTGTGTAACACCCCCATATCAATGATTATTTCGTTCATTTTGTCGGCAAATTTTACCCTATTAGGCAAGTGAGTCGGCAAACGTAAACCCTTTAGACAAATTAGTCGGTAAATTTAGACATTCAGTTGGCAAATGTCGACTAGGCAGTCGGTAAATTATAAGAAAGgaggaccttttttttgtttttgtttcgtttagtcggcaaaagttatAATATTACCCACTCGCCCAGTTACATCTACACGCGCCGGCCCTGTgcttacttaaataaatataaaaatatattttgtttatattatttttataaaaaatcattagcagtaATTTGCTACTTTATTTCAGGGATGCAGAGTTCTAAACAGGACTCCCGATTTGAAATACACAAAAAGAAAACTtcttcctagtttttggtatccaagagctctaaaaatataaataagtttataattaggtataaaacatataattaactttgatgatttttatataaaatttgttaaagagaCCATTGCTGTTTAAAGTCGtcgtttataaaatttaatttttttttataatttatacattttttattttacctttaaaaaaatcttatataattaaatgactttcacaacttttttttttttttttttttgacgcaagCTTTTGAAGCGAACTTTTGAGAGAGCTTTTGTGcgcaaaaatattaaaagttcctctgtaataaataaaagtttttgaaaagaaaaagtgaataaataaagtcaaataatttcaaagataatgttgaaacatttaaaaaaccttcGAATCCACTAACTAAAAAGATCTTATCAATATTAAGTATGGCGGTTACActccaagaaataaaaaaaatgatgaaagaaATGCTGGatgattttaaaaaggaaacagaagttatattaaaaaaccaagaaaaaactGTAATTGCTATTGTTAGTGCAAACGCAAAAATACTCAACGAAAGATCGGATAAATTTGAGACAAATATCATTGCAAATgcaaataagattaaaaaaattgaaaaacagtttgaagagataaaagaaagtttaaacttCAACAAACACGTTgattaaaagattgaaaataacaacaaacaTTTATTCAACAAAATCGATAACAAGCaattagaaaaagaaagaattaataatgaatttttaaacgataaaatCCGTAATCTCGAAGATTGATCGCGTAAAGGTAATTTAAGAATTGATGGAGTATGTGAAGACGAAGTCGAATCTTGAGAGGCAACCGACGAAAAGgttcattcattttttctacaaaaactgGATTTAAAGGGCATTGAAATTGAACGTGCACATCGTACCGGGCCAAAAAAAGTTGGACGTCCGAGGGTAAGagttttaaaacttcaacaatACAAGacaaagctaaaattttaaaagaatcaacTCGTCTCAGGGGAACaaacatttatgtaaatgaAGATTTTCCTCGCTAAACGGTTGCAATCAGAATAAAATTGTTTGCGGAAGTGAAAGAACGATGTTTAAACAGTCAGAATGTTTCGGTTCGATAcgataaaattattcttttaaaaataatatttaaaaaaaggctcTAAACAAATAATCGAATTACGcattcttaaaaagaaaccTTACGTAACCTAATTTTAACAACCATGGCTTTATAGCAGGCATGTCAAACTCAATTTGGTATGCGGTCTTCTTTAGCCTAAGGAAATATTGTAAGGGTCGCTCAAGCTAATAGTTATTTTTCTGATGAATGAAGTGTAACTCTTCAACCCAAACTGTCCTTTGGCTAAGGTTTGAAGTAAACaagattataattatatttaaaatctgcCAAATCACTgcaatactattaaaaaaagtacagaaatttaattttgcattaaTTATTTCAcacaataaaaatgaacaaggagtattttgtaataataataacaaacattataaaattttggatTTTCCAGAAATTTGACATCTTTTATTCGCTGAAAGCTTAATAAGGTctagttttatgtttttgctAGCTACCACTTTCATTTTGGAAGACAAATGTTCATCAGTAAGTTTGGACCTCTCAGGGGTTTTATTTCGTTTCATGTGCAAAAAAAGTTGCTCACAAAGATAAGTACTGCAAAACATTGCACATATTTGACAAGCAAATTGAATTATCTTCGGAAATTGATGTGGTGGTAAAAATGAATAACACTTGGGTACACCAACATCAGtaaattgttgtttgaaaaCAGAATCACATTGAAGCTCAATTAATTCCATTTGCAGATCTTCTTCCACTTTTTCAATATCAAAGTTGAATGGTGAGGTGAACAAAAGCAAACTTTGGTtcacattttttgaaatcttgaaaccttaatttaaaatcttgttttatattgtttatattttttgaggAGCTGCTGAACATAAAATTTGGGTCTTGCAACTTCATAAACTTGCATGCCTCAAAATGTACCAAATTTTCTTGTTCAATTTGGCGTTCCCAGAGTAAAAGCTTGGTTTGAAAAGCTCTGACATTATCAAACATTGTGGTGACCAATTTGTTCTTTCCTTGCAAAATATTGTTCAAATCATTCAGGCGTTTTGTGATATCAACTAGAAAAGCTAAATCTTGAAGAAACTTGGTATTTTTTATATCTGAAATATCTTGCCCTTTTGtttccaaaaatttaaatattttagttttcaaatgaTTGAATGCTTTGAGTACTTTGTGACATGATAACCATCGAGTTTCAGTGTAATATGGTAAATCCTCATATTCACTGTCTTTTTCATTCAACAATGAAGCAAACTGACGATGATGTAGTCCTCTTGCTCTTATAAAGTTGACAACAGATGCTATTCTTTTAATCACATAATCCAGATCAATTATTTTTCCGCATAATACTTCTTGGTGAATGATACAATGaaaattgtttatctttttgcCAATTTTCTCATTTAATTTAACAACAAGACCCTTTTTACGAACCAATCATGCTACCAACAAGACCCTTTCTACTAATCATGCTACCAACAAGACCCTTTCTACAAACCAATTATGCCAATGCATGCAGCGGGTGCTCCATCAGTAACTATAGACACAAGTTTAGTAATTGGAAGTTTATACTTTTCCAGTATTTTTTCAATCTCCAAAAAAAAGTCTGCACCTGTTGTTGTACCATGCATTGGAATCAACTCAAGAAGTTCCTCTGTAACTTCATATTTGAAATTGCAACCTCTGATAAAAACAGACAACTGAGCAACATCTTTGACATCTGTACTTTCATCAACAGCAATTGAAAAGGCCTCAACATCTTTGCAGATTTTTGTTAACTGACTTCTCAAATCTGTTGCTATGTCATTAACACGCTCAGCAACTGTATTTCTTGAAAGgcttttgttgttaaaattttttattttttcagggCAAAGAATCTTTGCAATTTTAATTAGGcagtttttgataaattcaCCGTAATTGAAAGGTCTGGAATGAAATGCAATTAAATGTTCCAGATTATAACTTGGTTTGACTACGAGTTCATTTGATAGTTTcacaaaatgaaaagtattttgttggttttttagTTTGGCTTTTAGTTCATTTAATTTGTCTATCCTTTTACctttttgataaatttcaaatttttcctgATGAGTTTTATAGTGCCTCTTGATTCTTTCGGCACACTAACTTTTTGTTGacaaatcagaaaaataatacTTTCATTAATGTTTGTAAGAAATAATAACACTtccattttgataaaaaaattattttttcatcttcaattttacattttctgCTTGCACTTGGTTTTGAAtgagacattttaattttagtgacaataaccaaaaaacaaaaatagctcAATGgtaagcaacaacaacaacaagataaCAACTAATctattaggccgggtgaataaaaaaagcaattgcttttccTCAGCGTTTTTCgagtaattgttcagctttacgataataaaaatttgagcgattttaatcaaatttttgttcACGTAAAGCATTTACTCAGCGTTTTTGAAAagaattgctcagctttacgtaaataaaagtttgagaGAAGTATTTTTGATCTTTGATATGCCTgctttataaaatgattttaaatgagAAATGATTTAAGCGTCTCCGATGgcgataaagaagttttaacaattaaacttttacttgaaaaaataaaaaatattattctaagcTGTTGTTGTCGACCACCTGACGGCGCGAGCAAAACCCTAAGCATGTTTGTACAACGTATTGTGAAAACAAGTGAggcagaaaaaaagttttgtaattgaGGACTTttatatgaattgttttctttataacgatgacaataaagttaaaaatttttatgacacAAATTTTGAAACAGGATCTATACCCTTAATTAATCGCCCTATTAGGGTAACAATAAACTCGGCTAACCTAATAGATAATATCATTACAACagacatttttaataaagatattcaTAAAGGTAtcataaaaattgataaatccgatcattttcctatattccttattttaaactcaaatttagaaaaaatattagcaccccaatagttgtaaaaaaacatattttcaaacaaaaaaatcttgaacTATTTAAAGATCAGCTATCTTTACTCCATTGGAatcatattgattttaatgacaatgcaaataacatctacgaaacattttataaaactttgttttctgtttacGACGTTAATTTtccaattgttgaaaaaataataaaaactagcagaatgcaacccgtaatacgggttacgGTCGGTCTGTTACTTAATTTATAGTgactgttttccacaatttaaagttgcgaaaccttaactaataccctgtAAGAAAAACGccttcaaattaaaaaattaaaccatttgAAAGACtaagataaattaatttaaccaattatttaacgttatttgagtaatttacaacTGATATAGGTCATATCAGTGTATGGCAGAACCATTTTCCTAGACATTACTAAGTtcaacacaatacgtttttagttactgacacaaaataacacttcatcatgctttaaattgacgaaaaattaaagctaaattcttgttatattttatataacatgaactttaattaataaaattaatatgaaGTGAACGTAAATTATTAatgagttattaattttttgatatccCCTTGATacatgtttctttaaaaaaggaaattgtcTTTAAAACGTTAAATGCGcacatctaaataaattttttataaataacaaagcAGTTGAGTACAAatacgtttcaaacaaaaaaaaaagttaattcacAATCAAAAATGCGTAtaacaaattgtaaaaaatatgtaaactt
The nucleotide sequence above comes from Hydra vulgaris chromosome 09, alternate assembly HydraT2T_AEP. Encoded proteins:
- the LOC136085652 gene encoding general transcription factor II-I repeat domain-containing protein 2-like produces the protein MEVLLFLTNINESKRIDKLNELKAKLKNQQNTFHFVKLSNELVVKPSYNLEHLIAFHSRPFNYGEFIKNCLIKIAKILCPEKIKNFNNKSLSRNTVAERVNDIATDLRSQLTKICKDVEAFSIAVDESTDVKDVAQLSVFIRGCNFKYEVTEELLELIPMHGTTTGADFFLEIEKILEKYKLPITKLVSIVTDGAPAACIGIIEVLCGKIIDLDYVIKRIASVVNFIRARGLHHRQFASLLNEKDSEYEDLPYYTETRWLSCHKVLKAFNHLKTKIFKFLETKGQDISDIKNTKFLQDLAFLVDITKRLNDLNNILQGKNKLVTTMFDNVRAFQTKLLLWERQIEQENLVHFEACFKISKNVNQSLLLFTSPFNFDIEKVEEDLQMELIELQCDSVFKQQFTDVGVPKCYSFLPPHQFPKIIQFACQICAMFCSTYLCEQLFLHMKRNKTPERSKLTDEHLSSKMKVVASKNIKLDLIKLSANKRCQISGKSKIL